A genomic segment from uncultured Erythrobacter sp. encodes:
- a CDS encoding GntR family transcriptional regulator, with protein sequence MNPNRPSSNRPVYLKLRDQIAAAIIDGVYPEGAMLPSVRALAAEQGANPLTVAKAYQQFQNDGFVEVQRGVGMYVVRGAAERLRATERETFLREEWPEIRSRMRRLGLDPANLAIVL encoded by the coding sequence ATGAACCCCAACCGCCCAAGCTCCAACCGGCCCGTCTATCTCAAGCTGCGCGATCAGATCGCCGCTGCCATCATTGATGGCGTTTATCCGGAAGGCGCGATGCTTCCCTCGGTGCGGGCGCTGGCGGCGGAGCAGGGGGCGAACCCGCTCACAGTCGCCAAAGCCTATCAGCAATTCCAGAACGACGGCTTCGTCGAAGTGCAGCGCGGCGTCGGCATGTATGTCGTGCGCGGCGCGGCCGAGCGGCTGCGCGCCACTGAACGCGAGACGTTTCTGCGCGAGGAATGGCCTGAAATCCGCAGTCGGATGCGACGCCTTGGCCTTGATCCAGCAAATCTCGCGATCGTTTTGTAA
- a CDS encoding integration host factor subunit beta, whose translation MIRSELLQELHKDNPELRADEIEQVVDIFFDEIAQRLAEGGRVELRGFGAFSTREREARSGRNPRTGETVDVPSKRVPYFKAGKEIRERLNK comes from the coding sequence ATGATCAGATCCGAATTGCTGCAGGAACTGCACAAGGATAATCCAGAGCTTCGCGCGGATGAAATCGAACAGGTGGTCGACATCTTCTTCGATGAAATCGCGCAACGGCTGGCCGAAGGCGGCCGGGTCGAACTGCGTGGCTTTGGTGCCTTTTCGACGCGAGAGCGTGAAGCGCGGAGCGGACGCAATCCGCGCACCGGCGAAACAGTGGACGTGCCTTCCAAGCGCGTGCCCTATTTCAAGGCCGGCAAGGAAATCCGCGAGCGGCTGAACAAGTAA
- a CDS encoding cation:proton antiporter, whose product MAGEASDAHSVVATIQPAISLLGLGIGAALASRALRLNPIVGYLGLGLGLASLGMASDFRGPVVAAMAEAGVMFLLFNLGLHFSLGRIRAEAGNIFGFGSLQMVVAGGAFAALFIAFGLPVAFAIIAGFGMGLSSTAVVIGLVRERGQEDCPVGRAAQSILIFQDIAAILLLVTAGALASGGALAPALGLAGAKALAAFGIAVLFARYLTEPLFNLIARAGTTEVYTATALFIALAAGWATGMAGLSLTLGAFLGGMAVADSRYRILVQTEIDAFRGLFLSFFFISVGLSIDPALLVADWMLVVAVTLGMIVLKCAFNVVAALLNRWSVPGSIQLGFLLGQGSEFTLVLLALPAVAGLAEPRLVSAMVTAIAISLAVTPLVSNIGRKLAGRLRAGPPDMKLAGDDAPVLIIGMTSAGRTLADALAFNEIGYLALEADHDRFQLALADGYHVHRANPADPRSWDAIGIDRRQVLVVATGDTSVSREVTPLAQQRMPGLARIIAVPGSDEIDEIAALGMLPVDMSLSGGGERMIELVFAALGEQRALPVPSLAHDEVRPRKVA is encoded by the coding sequence ATGGCGGGCGAAGCATCTGACGCGCATTCGGTGGTGGCGACCATCCAGCCGGCGATTTCGCTGCTGGGCCTCGGGATCGGCGCGGCGCTGGCGAGCCGGGCGCTGCGGCTGAACCCAATCGTCGGCTATCTCGGGCTGGGGCTCGGGCTGGCGAGCCTCGGCATGGCGTCCGATTTTCGCGGGCCGGTGGTGGCCGCGATGGCCGAGGCGGGGGTGATGTTCCTGCTGTTCAATCTCGGCCTGCACTTCTCGCTGGGGCGGATCCGCGCTGAGGCGGGCAATATCTTCGGCTTTGGCAGCTTGCAGATGGTGGTGGCGGGCGGGGCCTTTGCGGCGCTGTTCATCGCGTTCGGCCTGCCGGTGGCGTTTGCGATCATTGCCGGGTTCGGCATGGGCCTGTCCTCCACCGCCGTCGTGATCGGACTGGTGCGTGAGCGTGGGCAGGAGGATTGCCCGGTCGGCCGCGCCGCGCAATCGATCCTCATCTTTCAGGACATTGCCGCGATTCTGCTACTGGTGACCGCCGGTGCATTGGCGAGCGGTGGGGCGCTGGCGCCTGCGCTGGGGTTGGCGGGGGCCAAGGCGCTCGCCGCATTCGGAATCGCGGTGCTGTTCGCGCGTTACCTGACCGAGCCGTTGTTCAACCTGATCGCCCGCGCCGGAACGACCGAGGTCTATACCGCAACCGCGCTGTTCATCGCGCTCGCCGCTGGGTGGGCGACGGGGATGGCGGGGCTATCGCTGACGCTGGGGGCGTTCCTCGGCGGGATGGCCGTGGCGGATTCGCGCTATCGCATCTTGGTGCAGACCGAAATCGACGCGTTTCGCGGGCTGTTCCTCAGCTTCTTCTTCATCTCGGTCGGGCTCAGCATCGATCCGGCGCTGCTGGTGGCGGACTGGATGCTGGTGGTGGCGGTGACGCTCGGAATGATTGTGCTCAAATGCGCCTTCAACGTGGTGGCCGCGCTGCTCAACCGCTGGTCGGTGCCCGGCTCGATCCAATTGGGCTTCCTGCTCGGGCAGGGGAGCGAGTTCACGCTGGTGCTGCTGGCGCTGCCTGCGGTGGCGGGACTGGCTGAGCCACGGCTGGTTTCGGCGATGGTCACCGCGATCGCGATCAGCCTAGCGGTCACGCCGCTGGTGTCGAACATCGGGCGCAAGCTGGCCGGACGCCTGCGCGCCGGGCCGCCGGACATGAAGCTGGCGGGTGATGACGCGCCGGTGCTGATCATCGGCATGACGTCGGCGGGTCGTACGCTAGCCGATGCGCTGGCATTCAATGAAATTGGCTACCTCGCACTCGAAGCGGATCATGACCGCTTCCAGCTGGCGCTGGCCGATGGCTACCACGTCCACCGCGCCAACCCGGCCGACCCGCGCAGCTGGGACGCGATCGGGATCGACCGGCGGCAGGTGCTGGTGGTGGCGACCGGCGATACCTCGGTCTCGCGTGAGGTCACGCCCTTAGCGCAGCAACGGATGCCCGGATTGGCGCGGATCATCGCGGTGCCGGGGTCGGACGAGATCGACGAGATCGCTGCGCTCGGTATGCTGCCAGTCGATATGAGCCTGAGCGGCGGGGGAGAGCGGATGATCGAACTGGTCTTCGCCGCCCTGGGCGAACAACGCGCGCTGCCGGTGCCGAGCCTCGCTCATGACGAAGTGCGGCCGCGCAAGGTGGCGTGA
- a CDS encoding PilZ domain-containing protein has protein sequence MDIATNTARLEEAPDTLGAEQRAAPRFTLLIRAAKLVSAQGEFVCVIRDVSETGVSVRLFHALPSCKDYALHMPAGATYEVTCVWQRENEAGFTFAHSVEVGQLVNEASDYPKRGLRLGVCFPVMVHTLSGSFDAVVENLSQQGARITCDQLLAIDQNVRIAAPGLADKTREVRAKVRWRREHQYGVVFDDTFTLGEFARLAAQLQAPALLGE, from the coding sequence ATGGACATAGCGACGAATACCGCACGTCTCGAAGAAGCACCCGATACGCTCGGCGCGGAACAGCGCGCCGCGCCGCGTTTCACATTACTGATCCGCGCAGCCAAACTGGTCTCGGCGCAGGGGGAGTTCGTGTGCGTGATCCGCGACGTTTCGGAAACCGGGGTAAGCGTTCGCCTGTTCCATGCCCTGCCCAGCTGCAAAGATTACGCGCTGCACATGCCCGCCGGAGCGACCTACGAAGTCACCTGTGTGTGGCAGCGGGAGAACGAAGCCGGCTTCACCTTTGCGCACAGCGTTGAGGTCGGCCAACTGGTCAATGAAGCGAGCGATTATCCCAAGCGCGGGCTCAGGCTCGGCGTGTGTTTCCCGGTGATGGTCCACACCTTGTCGGGCAGTTTCGATGCGGTGGTCGAAAACCTCTCACAGCAGGGTGCGCGGATCACCTGCGACCAGCTGCTGGCGATCGACCAGAATGTGCGGATCGCTGCGCCGGGCCTGGCGGACAAGACCCGCGAAGTCCGCGCCAAGGTGCGCTGGCGGCGTGAACATCAGTATGGAGTGGTGTTCGACGACACCTTCACCTTAGGCGAATTCGCGCGGCTGGCGGCCCAGCTTCAGGCACCGGCACTGCTCGGCGAGTAG
- the msrB gene encoding peptide-methionine (R)-S-oxide reductase MsrB, which produces MRLPVIDRRRLLAIGAALPFIGACSAAPAEAKNYPKGRTEAEWRKALTKDQFYVLRQAGTERAFTSPLDKEKRKGTFACAGCANPLYASAHKYDSRTGWPSFWQAIDKGAVGTSTDYVIGYPRTEVHCADCGGHLGHIFDDGPKPTGKRHCINGVAMKFVPA; this is translated from the coding sequence ATGCGCCTGCCTGTGATTGATCGCCGCCGCCTGCTCGCCATTGGCGCTGCGCTGCCGTTTATCGGCGCCTGCTCCGCCGCGCCCGCGGAAGCCAAGAACTATCCCAAGGGCAGAACCGAGGCCGAATGGCGCAAGGCGCTGACCAAGGATCAGTTCTATGTGCTGAGGCAGGCAGGGACGGAACGCGCCTTCACCTCGCCGCTCGACAAGGAAAAGCGCAAGGGCACCTTCGCGTGCGCAGGCTGCGCGAACCCGCTCTATGCCTCGGCGCACAAGTATGACAGCCGCACCGGCTGGCCGAGTTTCTGGCAGGCGATCGACAAGGGCGCGGTCGGCACGTCGACCGATTACGTGATCGGCTACCCCCGCACCGAAGTGCACTGCGCCGATTGCGGCGGGCATCTGGGGCACATCTTCGACGACGGCCCTAAGCCTACCGGCAAGCGCCACTGCATCAACGGGGTCGCGATGAAGTTCGTGCCGGCCTGA
- a CDS encoding cytochrome P450 — MATIAPTPPPVQRPQVRREPSSYDALKAHFAAHPEERLRHSHPWDVSRSEIYAEDTWQPVFAEMRAAGQLHWIPESPFGPYWAVVGHKAIQHIEALPETFSSSWEHGGITILERPDDAQLAEMGAQRRELPMFIAMDRPQHTGQRRTVAPKFTPTAITEMEAEIRQRTGEVLDRLPRGEVFDWVDTVSIELTTGMLAILFGFPWEDRRLLTFWSDWAGDTELGAVRSLDEVRWGILQEMAGYFQSLWIERTMDKEPGNDLISMMIHSPAMNQMSPEEFMGNLVLLIVGGNDTTRNTMSGIIHALDKFPDQRKLYEERPELIPNAVQEILRMQVPLAHMRRTCTEDTEVFGQTIKAGDKVVLWYISANRDGDVFENPDKLDITRDNARRHLAFGYGIHRCVGARLAELQLRVLLEEMHKRRMRVHVAGDVERVRANFVHGFRKLEVEITTF; from the coding sequence ATGGCCACCATCGCCCCCACCCCGCCCCCTGTTCAGCGCCCGCAAGTGCGCCGCGAGCCGAGTTCTTACGACGCGCTCAAAGCGCACTTCGCCGCCCATCCCGAAGAACGTCTCCGCCATTCGCACCCGTGGGATGTGAGCCGCTCGGAAATCTATGCCGAGGATACCTGGCAGCCGGTTTTCGCCGAAATGCGCGCGGCGGGCCAGCTCCACTGGATCCCCGAAAGCCCATTCGGCCCCTATTGGGCAGTGGTCGGCCATAAGGCGATCCAGCATATCGAGGCCCTGCCCGAAACCTTCTCGTCGAGCTGGGAGCATGGCGGTATCACCATCCTCGAACGGCCCGATGATGCGCAGCTGGCCGAAATGGGCGCCCAGCGCCGCGAGCTGCCGATGTTCATTGCGATGGACCGCCCGCAGCACACCGGGCAGCGCCGCACCGTCGCGCCCAAGTTCACCCCTACCGCTATCACCGAGATGGAAGCCGAAATCCGCCAACGCACGGGCGAAGTGCTTGACCGCCTGCCGCGCGGCGAAGTGTTCGATTGGGTCGACACCGTCTCGATCGAACTCACCACCGGGATGCTGGCAATCCTGTTCGGCTTCCCGTGGGAGGACCGCCGCTTGCTGACCTTCTGGTCCGACTGGGCGGGCGATACCGAACTGGGTGCGGTGCGATCGCTCGACGAGGTGCGCTGGGGGATCCTTCAGGAAATGGCGGGCTATTTCCAGTCGCTCTGGATCGAGCGGACGATGGACAAGGAACCGGGCAATGATCTCATCTCGATGATGATCCACTCGCCCGCGATGAACCAGATGAGCCCGGAAGAATTCATGGGCAATCTGGTGCTGCTGATCGTGGGCGGGAACGACACCACCCGCAACACCATGAGCGGCATCATCCACGCGCTCGACAAGTTCCCCGATCAGCGCAAACTCTACGAGGAACGCCCCGAACTGATCCCCAATGCCGTGCAGGAAATCCTGCGGATGCAGGTGCCGCTGGCCCATATGCGCCGCACCTGTACCGAGGACACCGAGGTGTTCGGCCAGACCATCAAGGCGGGCGACAAGGTGGTGCTGTGGTACATCAGCGCCAATCGCGATGGGGACGTGTTCGAGAACCCTGACAAGCTCGACATCACCCGCGATAACGCCCGCCGTCACCTCGCCTTCGGCTATGGCATCCACCGCTGCGTCGGCGCGCGGCTGGCCGAACTGCAATTGCGGGTGCTGCTGGAGGAAATGCACAAGCGCCGGATGCGGGTGCACGTCGCCGGTGATGTCGAGCGGGTGCGCGCCAACTTCGTCCACGGCTTCCGCAAGCTCGAGGTTGAGATCACAACTTTCTAA
- a CDS encoding ABC transporter permease, with protein sequence MSDTEMLRPRLTTLEAAWVIARRDFVAVLFSRAFLFFLLGPLFPVLIGGLAGSIGGQVQRSAVSIEVGLALSPDDNAAMIAAANVLRPQLGGQVPELRVIKEAAQDSNFDARAFLDQRRGNYAAILTGSLAAPQLVGTKGQIDRWSGPIELIAATASGASPSRFPTATSEVVATSAASERTNRVRTAQAAQMVLFLLTMLLGGMVLSNLAEEKGNKIIEILAAALPMDAVFMGKLFAMLGVSFVGIAVWGTVGWAFWAIAEDAIVTVTQTNFRELPGPAVGWPMFMVLGLIYFTMAYLLLGSLFLTIGAMAASVREVQTLSMPVTMLQLMVFFLSAANIGQTGTPLELGAIAFPLSSPFAMLARAALEETLWPHALAVLWQGIAVLLLVKGGSLLFRKRVMKSGGAGRAKKSWFARRAPAPVEPAE encoded by the coding sequence ATGAGCGATACCGAAATGCTTCGCCCGCGCCTCACCACGCTGGAAGCCGCCTGGGTCATCGCCCGGCGCGATTTCGTCGCGGTGCTGTTCAGCCGCGCCTTCCTGTTTTTCCTGCTCGGCCCGCTCTTCCCGGTGCTGATCGGCGGATTGGCGGGCAGTATCGGCGGGCAGGTGCAACGCAGTGCTGTCAGCATCGAAGTCGGCCTGGCCCTTTCGCCTGACGACAACGCGGCGATGATTGCGGCTGCCAATGTCCTGCGCCCGCAGCTCGGCGGTCAGGTGCCCGAATTGCGGGTGATCAAAGAGGCTGCGCAGGACAGCAATTTCGATGCGCGCGCCTTTCTGGATCAGCGCCGGGGCAATTACGCCGCGATCCTGACCGGATCGCTGGCCGCGCCGCAACTGGTCGGCACGAAGGGTCAGATTGATCGTTGGTCGGGGCCGATTGAATTGATCGCAGCGACAGCGAGCGGCGCTTCGCCCTCGCGGTTCCCCACGGCCACCAGCGAAGTGGTCGCCACCAGCGCCGCGTCCGAACGCACCAACCGGGTGCGCACCGCTCAGGCAGCGCAGATGGTATTGTTCCTGCTGACGATGCTGCTGGGCGGCATGGTGTTGTCCAACCTCGCCGAGGAAAAGGGCAACAAGATCATTGAAATCCTCGCCGCGGCCTTGCCGATGGATGCGGTGTTCATGGGTAAGCTGTTCGCGATGCTAGGCGTGTCCTTCGTCGGGATTGCGGTGTGGGGCACGGTCGGCTGGGCGTTCTGGGCGATTGCCGAAGACGCGATTGTCACCGTCACCCAGACCAATTTCCGCGAACTGCCCGGCCCGGCGGTCGGCTGGCCGATGTTCATGGTGCTGGGGCTGATCTATTTCACGATGGCCTATCTGCTGCTCGGCTCGTTGTTCCTGACGATTGGGGCGATGGCCGCCTCGGTGCGCGAGGTGCAGACCCTGTCGATGCCGGTGACGATGTTGCAACTGATGGTGTTCTTCCTGTCGGCGGCCAATATCGGCCAGACCGGCACCCCGCTGGAGCTGGGGGCGATCGCCTTCCCGCTGTCTTCGCCCTTCGCCATGCTGGCCCGCGCCGCGCTGGAGGAGACGCTGTGGCCCCATGCGCTTGCGGTCTTGTGGCAGGGGATTGCGGTGCTTCTGCTGGTGAAGGGCGGATCGCTATTGTTCCGCAAGCGGGTGATGAAGTCGGGCGGGGCCGGGCGCGCCAAGAAGAGCTGGTTCGCCCGCCGTGCGCCTGCCCCGGTTGAACCTGCCGAATAA
- a CDS encoding ATP-binding cassette domain-containing protein, producing the protein MDMAVSDHTASGNRADGFSAIPADARPLAIEARGLVKSFDGTRAVDGVDIFVPEGAIYGILGPNGAGKTTTLRMLLGIIDPDEGVRRVFGHDRPHDIGRLIGYLPEERGLYPAMKCIEAIAFMGALRGLPLKEGRKRAAELLERHDLGYAADRQIRQLSKGMAQTVQLLGTLVHRPRLVVLDEPFSGLDAINQGKLELMIRALAEDGVTVIFSTHVIHHAERLCEGVAIIAGGKVPYAGSVEAARDRIPAQVRLETRAREGAWLSALPTDTRRNGDFFQFPLPESGIEPLLKGLIEGEAGILSLSIERAGLHDAFVAIAGEAAARQLEADNQGNRA; encoded by the coding sequence ATGGATATGGCGGTAAGCGATCACACAGCATCGGGCAATCGGGCGGACGGCTTCAGTGCCATCCCGGCCGATGCGCGCCCCCTCGCAATCGAAGCCCGCGGGCTGGTCAAAAGCTTTGACGGCACCCGCGCGGTTGATGGGGTGGACATTTTTGTCCCCGAAGGCGCGATTTACGGGATTCTCGGGCCGAACGGCGCGGGCAAGACCACGACGCTGCGGATGCTGCTAGGCATCATCGACCCGGACGAAGGCGTGCGCCGCGTGTTCGGGCATGATCGCCCGCATGATATCGGCCGGTTGATCGGCTACTTGCCGGAGGAGCGCGGGCTCTATCCGGCGATGAAGTGCATCGAGGCGATTGCCTTCATGGGCGCGCTGCGCGGGCTTCCGCTTAAGGAGGGCCGCAAACGCGCTGCCGAACTGCTGGAACGCCACGATCTCGGCTATGCGGCTGACCGCCAGATCCGCCAACTGTCGAAGGGCATGGCGCAGACCGTCCAGCTGCTCGGCACGCTGGTGCACCGTCCGCGATTGGTGGTGCTGGACGAGCCATTCTCCGGCCTCGACGCGATCAATCAGGGCAAGCTGGAACTGATGATCCGCGCGCTGGCCGAGGATGGCGTGACCGTGATCTTCTCGACCCATGTGATCCACCATGCCGAGCGCCTGTGCGAAGGCGTGGCGATCATTGCAGGCGGCAAGGTGCCTTACGCAGGGTCTGTCGAGGCCGCGCGCGACCGCATCCCAGCGCAGGTGCGGCTGGAGACGCGGGCGCGCGAAGGCGCATGGCTTTCGGCCCTGCCTACCGACACCCGCCGCAATGGCGATTTCTTCCAGTTCCCGCTGCCCGAAAGCGGGATCGAACCGCTGCTCAAGGGCTTGATCGAAGGCGAGGCGGGGATTCTCTCGCTCTCCATCGAGCGCGCTGGCCTGCACGATGCCTTCGTCGCCATCGCGGGCGAGGCCGCTGCGCGTCAGCTGGAAGCCGATAATCAGGGGAACCGCGCATGA
- the queG gene encoding tRNA epoxyqueuosine(34) reductase QueG: MVNAPVASDLADRIAGEAAALGFAVCGFASAGEDPLRAARLEQWLGEGQHGSMEWMAARLDHRRSPQGLWPEARSVIALGMSYAPAHDPLALEGSDTHARISVYAQGKDYHDVVKKRLKALARWLVGVEPGAEVKVFVDTAPVMEKPLGEAAGIGWQGKHTNLVSPTHGSWLFLGAIYTTLDLAPAEPHRDQCGSCHACLDACPTDAFPAPYQLDARRCISYLTIEHKGPIAEEFRVALGNRIYGCDDCLAVCPWNKFASAAQAIREFLPRAELVAPRLGELLALDDAGFRALFSGSPIKRIGRDRFVRNCLYAAGNSGNRALTAQVSALTSDPDPVVAEAAEWALARLGA, encoded by the coding sequence ATGGTTAATGCTCCGGTAGCATCTGACCTTGCAGACAGGATTGCGGGGGAGGCGGCCGCCTTGGGCTTTGCCGTGTGCGGCTTTGCCAGCGCAGGCGAAGACCCGCTGCGCGCCGCCCGGCTGGAACAATGGCTGGGCGAAGGGCAGCACGGTTCGATGGAGTGGATGGCCGCGCGGCTCGACCACCGCCGCTCGCCCCAAGGACTGTGGCCTGAGGCGCGCAGCGTGATCGCGCTGGGGATGAGCTACGCCCCGGCCCATGACCCACTGGCGCTGGAGGGGTCAGACACCCACGCGCGGATTTCGGTTTACGCGCAGGGCAAGGATTACCACGATGTGGTGAAGAAGCGCCTGAAAGCCCTCGCCCGCTGGCTGGTGGGGGTCGAACCGGGGGCCGAGGTCAAGGTCTTCGTCGACACCGCCCCGGTGATGGAAAAGCCGCTGGGTGAGGCGGCGGGGATCGGGTGGCAGGGCAAGCACACCAACCTCGTCAGCCCCACGCACGGCAGCTGGCTGTTTCTGGGCGCAATCTACACGACGCTCGACCTGGCCCCCGCTGAGCCGCACCGTGACCAATGCGGCAGCTGCCATGCGTGCCTTGACGCCTGCCCAACGGACGCCTTCCCCGCCCCCTATCAGCTCGATGCGCGGCGCTGCATTTCCTACCTCACCATCGAACACAAAGGCCCGATTGCAGAGGAATTCCGCGTTGCCTTGGGCAACCGCATCTATGGCTGCGACGATTGCCTTGCGGTCTGCCCGTGGAACAAGTTCGCGAGCGCCGCGCAGGCCATCCGCGAATTCCTCCCCCGCGCCGAACTGGTCGCCCCGCGCTTGGGCGAGTTGCTGGCGCTGGATGATGCGGGCTTCCGTGCGCTGTTTTCCGGCTCGCCGATCAAGCGCATCGGGCGCGACCGGTTCGTGAGGAACTGCCTCTATGCAGCGGGCAATAGCGGCAATCGGGCGCTAACCGCGCAGGTCAGCGCGTTAACGAGCGACCCCGATCCGGTGGTGGCAGAGGCGGCCGAGTGGGCTTTGGCGAGGCTCGGCGCCTGA
- a CDS encoding FAD-dependent oxidoreductase gives MTTTTQHADVVIVGTGHGGAQAAIALRQHGHEGSILMIGRDNAPPYERPPLSKEYLAGDKGFERIMIRPEKFWAEKNITLRLGAAVTGIDPASHTLTLSDGAQVTYRKLIWSGGGDPRRLPVPGAVLPGVFYVRDKSDADAMMQSLADGAKRAVVIGGGYIGLEAAAVLRKLGCEVVLVEMLPRLLARVAGEELSTFYAEEHRRQGVDVRLSTGVHAVLGEEAGRVTGVRLDNGEEVACDMVIVGIGVVPAVAPLIAAGAAGSNGVDVDFCCRTTLDDIYAIGDCAAHSNDFADGAVIRLESVQNAHDMANTVARAIMGEKEPYHALPWFWSNQYDLKLQTAGLSLGFDQTVLRGDPETRKFTVVYLKDGKPIAFDCVGTMKDYVQARKLLESGAGRIDPALLADPEVAIKDLI, from the coding sequence ATGACCACAACCACGCAACACGCAGATGTCGTGATCGTTGGCACCGGCCACGGCGGGGCGCAGGCGGCGATTGCCTTGCGCCAGCACGGCCACGAAGGTTCGATCCTGATGATCGGGCGCGACAATGCGCCGCCCTATGAACGCCCGCCGCTCTCCAAGGAGTATCTCGCCGGGGACAAGGGGTTCGAGCGGATCATGATCCGGCCCGAGAAGTTCTGGGCGGAGAAGAACATCACCCTGCGCCTCGGTGCGGCGGTGACGGGGATTGACCCGGCCTCGCACACGCTCACTCTCAGCGATGGTGCGCAGGTGACCTATCGCAAGCTGATCTGGTCAGGCGGGGGCGACCCGCGGCGCTTGCCGGTGCCGGGTGCGGTGCTGCCGGGCGTGTTCTACGTGCGCGACAAGTCCGATGCCGATGCGATGATGCAGTCCCTCGCCGATGGGGCGAAGCGTGCGGTGGTGATCGGCGGCGGCTATATCGGGCTGGAGGCGGCGGCTGTGCTACGCAAGCTCGGCTGCGAGGTGGTGCTGGTCGAGATGCTCCCCCGCTTGCTGGCACGCGTGGCGGGTGAAGAATTGTCGACCTTCTATGCCGAGGAGCACCGCCGTCAGGGCGTCGACGTGCGGCTGAGCACCGGCGTCCACGCCGTGCTGGGCGAGGAAGCGGGCCGGGTGACGGGCGTGCGGCTCGACAATGGCGAGGAGGTCGCCTGCGACATGGTGATCGTCGGCATCGGGGTGGTGCCTGCGGTCGCGCCGCTGATTGCAGCGGGCGCGGCGGGGAGCAACGGGGTCGATGTGGATTTCTGCTGTCGCACCACGCTTGATGACATCTACGCCATCGGGGACTGCGCCGCTCACTCCAACGATTTTGCCGATGGCGCGGTGATCCGCTTGGAATCGGTCCAGAACGCGCATGACATGGCGAACACCGTGGCACGCGCGATCATGGGCGAGAAGGAGCCTTACCACGCGCTGCCGTGGTTCTGGTCGAACCAGTATGATCTGAAGCTGCAAACCGCAGGGCTGAGCCTCGGCTTTGATCAGACGGTGCTGCGCGGCGATCCCGAGACCCGCAAGTTCACGGTGGTCTACCTCAAGGATGGCAAGCCGATCGCCTTCGACTGCGTGGGGACGATGAAGGACTATGTCCAGGCGCGGAAGCTGCTGGAGAGCGGGGCGGGCCGGATCGATCCGGCGCTGTTGGCTGACCCTGAGGTGGCGATCAAGGATTTGATCTGA